The following proteins are co-located in the Calliphora vicina chromosome 2, idCalVici1.1, whole genome shotgun sequence genome:
- the LOC135950419 gene encoding uncharacterized protein LOC135950419 has protein sequence MNNTIQNNNNNKKQTAKGQQGKPMLADCKQSTVQPSGDSLTKSSEVALDFKPSTSKAALALAGNIPATAPALDTVEKTVVPAKMLQVGSSNQKSGPTTVAPPATTAEPNAPIRKEPSRRAFVQRRAAMRIIDRLGSKSADALNIDELSKLSWAKAQLAELDSSNTPPSADAANQGASAGPKRQRSEEELLQQQNTQPKTKRPKQEARVIRRPYSEVARNPLVRAIIDRSVDDGAISQEKWLKIRQGMLGVYWKILKENPGPSPQNDDAGWYQGHVKLLACTNDRSALLLKLAIASLGELWPGAKLDVIPVNEIPRRPRSVTVIPAEPHEPEEILAYIQSGNPDLPTHNWKVVKVSAPEGAHRKVVVVLNKESLAPLRERQSKIYYGFDSIKLRIYRGDDKLDPETSGVKLEAPQDMDCKIKLDDPASSEDKMETQSHSSMVGDLFCALGDVEDEDVLLESDPEDIDVTVIYDPDHGEGDPSEPSPL, from the coding sequence ATGAATAacacaatacaaaacaataacaataacaaaaaacaaacagcaaaagGCCAGCAGGGGAAACCTATGCTGGCTGATTGCAAACAGTCGACTGTCCAACCTTCTGGTGACAGTTTGACTAAAAGCAGCGAGGTAGCCTTGGACTTTAAGCCAAGCACCTCAAAAGCTGCATTAGCCCTCGCTGGTAATATACCAGCAACAGCCCCTGCATTGGACACTGTCGAGAAGACAGTTGTCCCTGCGAAAATGCTACAGGTTGGATCGTCGAACCAGAAGTCGGGTCCAACCACCGTAGCCCCACCCGCCACTACGGCAGAACCGAACGCCCCCATTCGCAAAGAACCATCCAGGAGGGCTTTCGTGCAAAGGCGTGCCGCCATGCGCATTATCGACCGGCTTGGATCCAAGTCGGCCGATGCGCTTAACATCGACGAATTGTCGAAACTAAGTTGGGCTAAGGCTCAACTGGCTGAACTGGACAGCTCAAACACTCCTCCAAGCGCAGATGCAGCGAACCAAGGCGCATCTGCTGGGCCCAAACGGCAACGCTCAGAGGAGGAGCTGCTCCAGCAGCAAAACACACAGCCGAAGACTAAACGTCCGAAGCAAGAGGCTCGTGTGATAAGAAGGCCTTACAGTGAAGTTGCTCGCAATCCACTTGTAAGGGCTATTATCGACAGGAGTGTTGATGACGGAGCTATCTCCCAGGAGAAATGGCTGAAAATCCGTCAGGGTATGCTGGGGGTATACTGGAAGATTCTCAAGGAGAATCCCGGTCCATCCCCGCAAAACGACGATGCTGGCTGGTATCAAGGCCATGTAAAACTGCTAGCGTGTACCAATGACCGCTCAGCTCTACTGCTAAAATTAGCAATTGCGTCCCTAGGGGAATTGTGGCCTGGCGCGAAACTGGACGTGATCCCGGTAAACGAGATACCTCGTAGACCGAGATCAGTCACAGTTATTCCGGCGGAGCCACATGAACCTGAGGAGATTCTGGCATACATTCAGAGCGGTAATCCCGATCTACCAACCCATAACTGGAAGGTGGTTAAGGTTTCCGCTCCTGAAGGTGCGCATAGAAAGGTGGTCGTAGTCCTTAACAAGGAATCCTTGGCGCCACTACGTGAGAGGCAAAGCAAGATTTACTATGGTTTCGATAGTATCAAGCTGCGCATCTACCGTGGTGACGACAAGCTCGACCCCGAAACTTCTGGTGTTAAACTGGAAGCTCCGCAGGATATGGACTGCAAAATTAAACTGGACGACCCCGCAAGCTCTGAGGACAAAATGGAGACCCAATCACACTCCAGTATGGTTGGGGACCTATTCTGCGCTCTGGGTGATGTGGAGGATGAAGATGTTCTTCTGGAATCAGACCCAGAAGACATCGACGTTACGGTCATATATGATCCAGACCATGGTGAAGGCGATCCAAGTGAACCTTCACCACTCTAA
- the LOC135950420 gene encoding uncharacterized protein LOC135950420 has product MKVLIILVVCVAAATAQFEAYGGGQAQSQAQAQSQSQSFGGGFGGGGYGGGPGYGGYGGGPGYGGRGFGRGGRFGGGGFGGGPGFGGGGYGGGGSSSGAQASAGSTGSGGGGAFFG; this is encoded by the coding sequence ATGAAAGTGTTAATAATCTTAGTAGTGTGTGTGGCTGCCGCAACAGCACAATTCGAAGCCTATGGAGGCGGTCAAGCTCAATCTCAAGCCCAAGCTCAATCCCAATCTCAGTCCTTTGGTGGTGGTTTCGGCGGTGGCGGTTATGGTGGTGGCCCAGGCTATGGCGGTTATGGTGGTGGTCCAGGCTATGGTGGTCGTGGCTTTGGTCGTGGTGGTCGTTTTGGTGGCGGCGGCTTCGGTGGTGGTCCAGGTTTTGGCGGTGGTGGCTACGGTGGTGGTGGCAGTAGTTCCGGTGCTCAAGCTAGCGCCGGCAGTACTGGCAGTGGCGGTGGAGGTGCCTTTTTCGGCTGA
- the LOC135950418 gene encoding keratin, type II cytoskeletal 2 epidermal-like has protein sequence MKVLIILAVCVAAATAQFGGGFGGSQSQAQAQAQSQSLGFGGGGFGGGGFGGRGGGFGGRGGGFGGRGGGFGRGGRFGGGGFGGGPGFGGGGFGGGGSSSGAQASAGSSGSGGGGGFFG, from the coding sequence ATGAAAGTGTTAATAATTTTAGCAGTGTGTGTGGCTGCCGCAACTGCACAATTTGGAGGAGGCTTTGGAGGCTCTCAATCTCAAGCGCAAGCTCAAGCCCAATCTCAGTCCTTAGGTTTCGGCGGCGGTGGTTTTGGTGGCGGTGGATTTGGTGGTCGTGGCGGCGGATTCGGTGGTCGTGGCGGCGGATTTGGTGGTCGTGGCGGCGGATTCGGTCGTGGTGGTCGTTTTGGTGGCGGCGGCTTCGGTGGTGGTCCAGGTTTTGGTGGTGGTGGCTTCGGTGGTGGTGGCAGTAGTTCCGGTGCTCAAGCTAGCGCCGGCAGCAGTGGCAGTGGCGGTGGCGGTGGATTTTTTGGCTAA